In one Pseudomonadota bacterium genomic region, the following are encoded:
- a CDS encoding molybdopterin-dependent oxidoreductase has product MSDALLSNHWGLGQARLENGRIISVTGHPLDPEPSPLNDNIAGSLHGPTRVLRPAVRQGWLDGGGTRGQGPFVEVSWDRALDLIAGELTRIRANHGNEAIFAGSYGWASAGRFHHAQSQLKRFLNCIGGFVGSEGNYSYGAAMGAMPHILGGPFKQMLAEATRWPVIARHADLVVSFGGLAARNMEICDGGNGRHLIPEALRTCRRRGVRFVNLSPLRSDMAEDLEAEWLPPRPGTDAAIMLALAQTLREEGLHAQDFLERYTVGSAQVAAYLEGTDDGIRKDADWAAAISGIPVDTLRSLARRMAVGTTFITCAAALQRADWGEDTLWAAVTLAAFLGQMGTPGGGLGLAYAVNGHVGAVDRPFRAAALPQGQNKVAARIPVAMIADMLLDPGGRYWVGGAARRFPHARLVWWAGGNPFHHHQDLRRLARAFQAPETVVVNEISWTATARHADIVLPVAAPEERTDFGAGRSDTVLVPMRQAVAPPGEARTEFSIYAALAQRLGVAEDFTEGRDEAAWLAHLWALTQATAAEHGETLPSWEAFLAGEPLLLDDPRDETVFLAAFRADPEAHPRATPSGRIELYSEAVAGFGRAGHALYRPPREAPEAGTLALLSGQPPTRLHSQHDAGALSQRAKVAGREAVLIHPEDAAVRGVADGDVVELSSPRGRCLAGARLTESIAPGAVFLPTGAWYDPDAEGHCIHGNPNVLTRDTRTSDWTQGTAAHSCRVRLAKFEGQAPPVRAHAPPDVTG; this is encoded by the coding sequence GGGGTCTCGGGCAGGCCCGGTTGGAGAACGGGCGCATCATTTCTGTCACGGGCCACCCGCTCGATCCCGAGCCTTCGCCGCTCAATGACAACATCGCGGGATCGCTGCACGGTCCCACACGGGTGCTGCGGCCCGCCGTCCGGCAAGGCTGGCTCGACGGGGGCGGCACGCGCGGGCAGGGGCCTTTCGTGGAGGTCAGTTGGGACCGCGCGCTCGATCTCATCGCTGGCGAGCTCACCCGGATCCGCGCCAACCATGGCAACGAGGCCATCTTTGCAGGCTCCTACGGCTGGGCGAGCGCGGGCCGCTTTCATCACGCCCAGAGCCAGCTCAAGCGCTTTCTCAATTGCATCGGTGGGTTCGTGGGCTCGGAGGGCAATTACAGCTACGGCGCGGCCATGGGGGCGATGCCGCACATCCTCGGCGGTCCCTTCAAGCAGATGCTCGCGGAGGCCACGCGCTGGCCCGTCATCGCGCGCCATGCCGATCTCGTCGTCTCTTTCGGCGGGCTCGCCGCGCGCAACATGGAGATCTGCGACGGGGGCAATGGGCGCCACCTCATCCCCGAGGCGCTCCGCACCTGCCGGAGGCGCGGGGTGCGCTTCGTCAACCTGAGCCCGCTCCGCAGCGACATGGCAGAAGACCTCGAGGCCGAGTGGCTCCCGCCACGGCCGGGTACGGACGCCGCGATCATGCTCGCGCTGGCGCAGACGCTCAGGGAGGAGGGGCTCCACGCGCAGGACTTCCTCGAGCGCTACACGGTCGGATCTGCCCAAGTGGCCGCCTATCTCGAGGGCACGGATGACGGCATCCGAAAGGATGCGGATTGGGCGGCAGCGATCTCCGGCATTCCCGTCGACACCCTGCGGAGCCTTGCGCGGCGCATGGCGGTGGGCACCACATTCATCACCTGCGCGGCCGCGCTGCAGCGTGCCGATTGGGGCGAGGATACACTCTGGGCGGCGGTGACGCTCGCGGCCTTTCTCGGCCAGATGGGAACGCCGGGCGGCGGGCTGGGCCTCGCCTACGCGGTCAATGGGCATGTGGGCGCCGTGGATCGGCCTTTTAGGGCGGCGGCCCTGCCGCAGGGCCAGAACAAGGTCGCGGCGCGGATCCCCGTCGCGATGATCGCCGACATGCTGCTCGATCCCGGCGGGCGCTACTGGGTGGGCGGCGCGGCGCGGCGCTTTCCCCATGCACGGCTCGTCTGGTGGGCCGGGGGAAATCCCTTCCATCATCACCAGGACCTCCGCCGCCTCGCCCGCGCCTTCCAGGCGCCGGAGACGGTCGTCGTCAACGAGATCAGCTGGACGGCCACAGCGCGCCACGCCGACATCGTGCTCCCCGTGGCCGCACCGGAGGAGCGGACGGATTTCGGGGCAGGGCGCTCGGACACCGTGCTCGTGCCCATGCGACAGGCCGTGGCCCCACCCGGCGAGGCGCGGACGGAATTCTCGATCTACGCCGCGCTGGCCCAGCGGCTCGGCGTGGCCGAGGACTTCACCGAGGGGCGGGACGAGGCCGCCTGGCTCGCGCATCTTTGGGCACTGACACAGGCCACAGCGGCCGAGCATGGCGAGACGCTGCCGAGCTGGGAGGCCTTTCTCGCCGGTGAGCCTCTGCTGCTCGATGATCCGAGGGACGAGACCGTCTTTCTCGCCGCGTTCCGCGCGGACCCGGAGGCGCATCCCCGCGCCACGCCCTCTGGCAGGATCGAGCTCTACTCGGAGGCCGTGGCAGGCTTCGGCCGCGCGGGGCATGCGCTCTACCGACCACCGCGGGAGGCGCCCGAGGCGGGCACGCTGGCGCTCCTCTCCGGCCAGCCGCCCACTCGGCTCCATTCCCAGCATGATGCGGGCGCGCTCAGCCAGCGGGCAAAGGTGGCCGGGCGCGAGGCAGTGCTGATCCACCCGGAGGATGCAGCCGTGCGCGGGGTGGCAGACGGCGATGTCGTGGAACTCTCGAGCCCGCGCGGGCGCTGCCTTGCCGGTGCGCGTCTCACCGAGTCCATCGCCCCCGGTGCGGTCTTCCTCCCCACCGGCGCGTGGTACGATCCCGACGCGGAGGGCCATTGCATCCACGGCAATCCGAACGTGCTGACGCGGGACACGCGCACCTCTGACTGGACCCAAGGGACGGCCGCGCATTCCTGCCGGGTCCGGCTGGCGAAGTTCGAGGGTCAGGCGCCGCCGGTGCGCGCCCACGCGCCGCCAGACGTCACCGGCTGA
- the guaD gene encoding guanine deaminase — MSKHLLLGQTLRFTGSPFEAPWEDLTELRADGAVLVEDGRIAAVGAGTALRAAHPDAQVVDYGARLILPGFVDAHAHYPQTEMIASWGKRLIDWLNTYTFPEEMRFADPAHAADVAGRYLDLLLAHGTTTVCTYATTAPASVTAIFEAAEARGMRVLAGKTCMDRNAPEGLVDTAARAYDESKALLTAWHGRGRAGYVITPRFAPTSSEAQLEALGALWREHPECLMQTHISEQREEVAWVRELFPGSRDYLDVYERHGLFGARAVLGHAIHLESREIDRIREAGAGLVHCPTSNTFIGSGLFEMGLAETCRVGLATDTGGGSSFSMLRTMAAAYEIAQLRGQPLHPAQLLWLATEGSARVLHLEGTIGRLAVGAEADICVLDLASTPALAQRHDNAEAGWEAIFPTIMMGDDRAVADVWVMGERVSR, encoded by the coding sequence ATGTCGAAACACCTCCTTCTTGGCCAGACCCTGCGCTTTACCGGCAGTCCTTTCGAGGCCCCGTGGGAGGATTTGACCGAGCTTCGGGCAGATGGCGCTGTCCTCGTGGAGGACGGCCGCATCGCGGCGGTGGGCGCGGGCACGGCGCTCCGCGCGGCCCATCCTGACGCACAGGTGGTGGATTACGGCGCGCGCCTGATCCTGCCCGGCTTTGTCGATGCGCACGCGCACTACCCCCAAACGGAGATGATCGCGAGCTGGGGCAAGCGCCTCATCGACTGGCTCAACACCTACACCTTCCCCGAGGAAATGCGCTTCGCCGATCCGGCCCATGCGGCTGACGTGGCGGGACGCTACCTCGATCTGCTGCTGGCCCATGGCACCACGACGGTCTGCACCTATGCCACGACCGCCCCAGCCTCGGTCACGGCGATCTTCGAGGCCGCGGAGGCACGGGGTATGCGCGTGCTCGCGGGCAAGACCTGCATGGACAGGAACGCGCCCGAAGGCCTCGTGGACACCGCCGCGCGGGCCTATGACGAGTCAAAAGCCCTGCTCACCGCTTGGCACGGCCGCGGGCGGGCGGGCTACGTCATCACGCCGCGCTTCGCGCCCACCTCGAGCGAAGCCCAGCTCGAGGCCCTCGGCGCGCTCTGGCGCGAGCATCCCGAATGCCTCATGCAGACCCATATCTCTGAGCAACGCGAGGAAGTGGCCTGGGTCAGGGAGCTCTTTCCGGGCAGCCGCGATTACCTCGACGTCTACGAGCGCCACGGCCTCTTCGGCGCGCGCGCGGTGCTGGGCCACGCGATCCACCTCGAAAGCCGGGAAATCGACCGCATTCGAGAAGCCGGCGCGGGCCTCGTCCATTGCCCCACGTCCAATACCTTCATCGGGTCAGGCCTCTTCGAGATGGGCCTCGCGGAGACGTGCCGCGTGGGCCTTGCCACCGATACCGGGGGCGGTTCCTCCTTTTCGATGCTGCGGACGATGGCGGCCGCCTACGAGATTGCGCAACTCCGCGGGCAGCCGCTCCACCCCGCCCAGCTCCTCTGGCTCGCCACCGAAGGCTCGGCGCGGGTGCTCCACCTGGAGGGCACGATCGGTCGGCTGGCCGTGGGCGCGGAGGCTGATATCTGCGTGCTCGATCTCGCCTCCACCCCGGCCCTCGCCCAACGCCACGACAACGCCGAGGCCGGGTGGGAGGCGATCTTTCCCACGATCATGATGGGCGACGACCGCGCGGTGGCCGATGTCTGGGTGATGGGAGAGCGCGTCAGCCGGTGA
- the mgtE gene encoding magnesium transporter, whose protein sequence is MAENAAETEDQEGYELDDRLLPQVRAALAERDRAALDVLFEPLHPADIADLLEQMDSGPRRELLELAADIVDGEVLSEITEGVREEIIEFLPAAVLSEAVRDLDSDDVVDILEDLEEPQQEAILEALDDADRVAVEQSLSYPEESAGRLMQREVVMAPEHWSVGEAIDFLRASDDLPEQFYHVILVDPRMRPTAYVTLGRLLGSKREVRLKEITEDSFRTIPVDQDEGEVAYAFNQYHLISAPVVDADERLVGVITIDDAMIVLDEEHEEDILRLAGINEGTLSDRVVETTKRRFPWLFVNLITAILASLVIAQFDAAIAQIVALAVLMPIVASMGGNAGTQSLTVAVRSIATKDLTGSNVWRVIRRECLVGLVNGVIFAVVMGIVGVIWFGSPALGGVIAAAMVINLVVAGLAGTAIPVILDKLGIDPALASGAFVTTVTDVVGFFAFLGLAAAVLL, encoded by the coding sequence ATGGCCGAGAACGCCGCAGAGACCGAGGACCAGGAGGGCTATGAGCTCGACGATCGCCTCTTGCCGCAGGTGCGCGCGGCCCTCGCCGAGCGCGACCGCGCCGCGCTCGACGTGCTGTTCGAGCCGCTCCATCCCGCTGACATCGCCGACCTGCTTGAGCAGATGGACAGCGGGCCGCGCCGCGAGCTTCTGGAACTCGCCGCCGACATCGTCGATGGCGAGGTGCTCTCGGAGATCACCGAGGGTGTGCGGGAGGAGATCATCGAGTTCCTCCCAGCCGCGGTGCTCTCGGAGGCCGTGCGCGACCTCGACAGTGACGATGTCGTCGACATTCTCGAGGATCTCGAAGAGCCCCAGCAAGAGGCGATCCTCGAGGCGCTCGACGATGCGGACCGTGTGGCGGTGGAGCAATCGCTCTCCTACCCCGAGGAATCCGCAGGCCGCCTCATGCAGCGCGAGGTCGTCATGGCGCCCGAGCATTGGAGCGTGGGCGAGGCCATCGATTTCCTGCGGGCCTCCGACGACCTGCCGGAGCAATTCTACCACGTCATCCTCGTGGACCCGCGGATGCGGCCCACGGCCTATGTCACCCTCGGGCGTCTCCTGGGCTCGAAGCGCGAGGTCAGGCTCAAGGAAATCACCGAGGACAGCTTTCGCACCATCCCCGTCGATCAGGACGAGGGCGAGGTGGCCTATGCCTTCAACCAGTATCACCTGATCTCCGCGCCCGTGGTGGATGCCGATGAGCGGCTCGTGGGCGTGATCACCATCGACGATGCCATGATCGTCCTCGACGAGGAGCACGAGGAGGACATCCTGCGCCTCGCGGGTATCAACGAGGGCACGCTCAGCGACCGCGTAGTAGAAACAACGAAGCGCCGCTTCCCCTGGCTCTTCGTCAATCTGATTACGGCGATCCTCGCCTCCCTCGTCATCGCGCAGTTCGATGCCGCCATCGCGCAGATCGTGGCGCTTGCCGTGCTCATGCCCATCGTGGCCTCCATGGGCGGCAATGCGGGGACGCAGTCGCTCACCGTGGCCGTGCGCAGCATCGCCACGAAGGACCTCACGGGCTCCAATGTCTGGCGCGTGATCCGGCGCGAATGCCTGGTGGGCCTGGTGAACGGCGTGATTTTCGCCGTCGTGATGGGGATTGTGGGCGTGATCTGGTTCGGCTCGCCCGCCTTGGGCGGCGTGATTGCCGCGGCCATGGTGATCAACCTCGTCGTGGCGGGCCTCGCCGGGACGGCGATCCCCGTGATCCTCGACAAGCTCGGCATCGACCCCGCGCTCGCCTCGGGCGCCTTCGTGACGACGGTGACCGATGTGGTCGGCTTTTTCGCCTTTCTCGGCCTCGCCGCCGCCGTCCTGCTGTGA
- a CDS encoding 5-formyltetrahydrofolate cyclo-ligase, whose protein sequence is MTLADAKAEARRAALARRKAAHGSLPAAGHLSSFLAGFRGVAVAGYMPINTEIDPLPAMEEAAAHGPVAIPVIAGTGQPLTFARWEPGMALVEGPFKARIPAEPDFIAPEIVIVPLVAFTRAGGRLGYGGGFYDRTLEALRAARPTLAAGFAYAAQEAHELPLEPTDQPLDLIITEAEVIDLR, encoded by the coding sequence GTGACCCTCGCAGACGCCAAGGCAGAGGCGCGACGCGCCGCCTTGGCCCGGCGCAAAGCCGCCCACGGTTCGCTGCCCGCCGCCGGGCATCTCTCGAGCTTTCTGGCGGGCTTTCGCGGCGTGGCGGTCGCGGGCTACATGCCTATCAACACCGAGATCGACCCCCTCCCGGCCATGGAGGAGGCCGCGGCCCACGGGCCCGTGGCGATCCCGGTCATCGCGGGAACGGGACAGCCCCTGACTTTCGCCCGCTGGGAGCCCGGCATGGCGCTGGTCGAAGGCCCGTTCAAGGCCCGCATCCCGGCAGAGCCTGACTTCATAGCGCCTGAGATCGTCATCGTGCCGCTCGTGGCCTTCACGCGCGCCGGCGGGCGGCTGGGCTATGGCGGGGGGTTCTATGACCGGACGCTGGAGGCCCTGCGCGCCGCGCGGCCCACGCTGGCCGCAGGCTTTGCCTATGCCGCGCAGGAGGCGCACGAGCTGCCGCTCGAGCCTACGGACCAACCGCTCGATCTCATCATCACCGAGGCAGAGGTGATCGACTTGAGGTGA
- a CDS encoding TIGR00282 family metallophosphoesterase, with amino-acid sequence MRILFLGDVMGRAGRTAITEHLPKLRAAWKLDFVCVNAENATSGAGLSAAHAAALLDAGADCLTLGDHAFDQKDMLGFIESEPRILRPLNFAKGAPGRGVAIFEATRGRKVLVAQALGQVFMKRPFDDPFSALDAVFQRHKLGGAVQAALIDIHAEATSEKMAAGHFADGRASLVVGTHTHVPTGDAQILEGGTAYLTDAGMCGDYNSVIGMEPAEPLRRFITGMPKGRFTPALGEATLAGLYVETDDRTGHATRVEMVRHGGRLAAAGPSPVAA; translated from the coding sequence ATGCGCATTCTCTTCCTTGGTGACGTCATGGGGCGCGCGGGCCGAACCGCGATCACGGAGCATCTTCCGAAGCTCCGCGCGGCCTGGAAGCTCGATTTCGTCTGTGTGAACGCCGAGAATGCCACTTCAGGCGCCGGGCTGAGCGCGGCCCATGCGGCGGCCCTGCTCGATGCCGGGGCGGATTGCTTGACCCTCGGCGATCACGCCTTCGACCAGAAAGACATGCTGGGCTTCATCGAGAGCGAGCCGCGGATCTTGCGACCGCTCAACTTCGCCAAGGGCGCGCCGGGGCGGGGCGTGGCGATCTTCGAGGCGACACGGGGGCGCAAGGTCCTCGTGGCGCAGGCGCTCGGGCAGGTTTTCATGAAGCGGCCCTTCGACGATCCCTTCAGCGCGCTCGACGCGGTCTTCCAGCGGCACAAGCTCGGCGGTGCCGTGCAGGCGGCACTGATCGACATCCATGCGGAGGCCACCTCGGAGAAGATGGCCGCCGGGCATTTCGCCGATGGCCGCGCGAGCCTCGTTGTCGGCACGCATACCCACGTCCCCACCGGGGACGCACAGATCCTCGAAGGCGGCACAGCCTACCTCACCGATGCGGGCATGTGCGGCGACTACAATTCCGTCATCGGCATGGAGCCCGCCGAGCCGCTGCGCCGCTTCATCACAGGCATGCCCAAGGGCCGCTTCACCCCCGCGCTGGGCGAAGCCACGCTGGCGGGCCTCTACGTGGAGACTGACGACAGGACGGGCCACGCGACGCGGGTGGAGATGGTCCGCCATGGCGGCCGTCTCGCCGCCGCCGGGCCCTCGCCCGTCGCGGCCTGA
- a CDS encoding DMT family transporter — protein MAAVSPPPGPRPSRPETVTRAQVLGFSAILVLLGAGWGITQPLAKIAVSTGYGHFGLIFWQMAITAAVLGLVTLLRGKGLPITRGTLRVYLMIALIGTIIPNSASYQAVVHLPSGLMSVLLSLVPMLAFPVALLLGLERFQPVRLAGLSLGLVGVLLIVVPDASLPAPGLVGWVLFAIIAPLCYAWEGNLVARWGLAGLDAVQALFGASLLGVIIATPLAFFSGQFIDPFGPYTAADAAMLGSGLVHACVYATYVWLVGRAGPTFAVQVSYLVTGFGVFWALLLLGESYSPYIWAALVLMLIGMALVQPRPRLAAPSPADEELQSPAP, from the coding sequence ATGGCGGCCGTCTCGCCGCCGCCGGGCCCTCGCCCGTCGCGGCCTGAGACCGTGACCCGCGCGCAGGTCCTCGGCTTCTCGGCCATCCTCGTCCTGCTCGGGGCGGGCTGGGGTATCACCCAGCCCCTGGCCAAGATCGCCGTCTCCACGGGCTACGGGCATTTCGGCCTGATCTTCTGGCAGATGGCGATCACCGCGGCGGTGCTCGGCCTCGTTACGCTCCTCCGCGGCAAGGGATTGCCGATCACGCGCGGCACCCTGCGGGTCTACCTGATGATCGCACTCATTGGCACGATCATCCCGAACTCGGCCTCCTACCAGGCCGTGGTGCACCTGCCGTCGGGCCTCATGTCGGTACTCTTGTCGCTCGTGCCCATGCTCGCCTTCCCGGTGGCGCTGCTTCTTGGGCTGGAGCGGTTCCAGCCAGTGCGACTTGCCGGGCTCTCGCTCGGGCTCGTGGGCGTGCTCCTGATCGTCGTCCCCGATGCCAGCCTGCCGGCCCCGGGGCTCGTGGGATGGGTCCTTTTCGCGATCATCGCGCCGCTTTGCTACGCGTGGGAGGGCAACCTCGTCGCGCGCTGGGGCCTCGCCGGGCTCGACGCGGTACAGGCGCTCTTCGGCGCCTCGCTATTGGGCGTCATCATCGCGACGCCGCTCGCGTTCTTCTCCGGCCAGTTCATCGACCCCTTCGGCCCCTACACGGCCGCCGACGCGGCCATGCTGGGCTCGGGCCTCGTCCATGCCTGCGTCTATGCGACCTATGTCTGGCTCGTGGGCCGCGCGGGCCCGACCTTCGCGGTGCAGGTGAGCTATCTCGTGACGGGCTTCGGCGTGTTCTGGGCGCTCCTCCTCCTCGGGGAAAGCTATTCGCCCTACATTTGGGCGGCGCTCGTGCTGATGCTGATCGGCATGGCACTCGTCCAGCCTCGTCCGCGCCTTGCGGCGCCGAGCCCGGCCGACGAGGAGTTGCAGAGCCCCGCGCCATAG
- a CDS encoding SLC13 family permease, which produces MVELLGIGMEVQAALTLGVVVLMFVLFVRETFPTEVVAISGVALLLGLGILPYTAALDVLSNPAPWTIAAMFILMGALVRTGALHAFTAYADGRAATQPALAVGLLMLFVVLSSAFVSNTPVVVVMIPVFVQLARTLNLAPSKLLIPLSYAAILGGTMTLIGTSTNLLVDGVARDQGLAAFSIFEITPLGVIIVLWGVLYLRFIAPRLLPERQSMAAMLSDRAKMKFFTEVAVPEGSALIGQEVSQIDVFKREGSRLIDVLRGDASLRRNLKGVTLEAGDRVVLRTEMAELLGLQKSKDVAMVDKLSSVQTATVEVLITPGARMVGRSLGNLRLRRRYGVYPLAVHRRSQNIGRQLDDLVVQVGDTLLLEGAPEDIQRLATDMGLVDVTAPSERAYRRSHAPIVLAALGGLVLAAGLGLAPIFMLAVIAVAVVFLTRCIDADEAFSFVDGRLLALIFAMLAIGAALEASGAVALIVNAVAPALSGLPPFLIVWAVYLLTSILTETVSNNAVAVVVTPIAIGLATAVGLDPRGLVVAVMVAASCSFATPIGYQTNMLVYGPGGYKFTDFLRVGIPLNLSVGLLASAVIPFIWPL; this is translated from the coding sequence ATGGTCGAGCTACTGGGCATTGGGATGGAGGTCCAAGCCGCGCTGACGCTGGGCGTCGTCGTGTTGATGTTCGTGCTTTTCGTCCGGGAGACCTTTCCCACGGAGGTGGTGGCCATTTCGGGCGTGGCGCTGCTCCTCGGCCTCGGCATCCTGCCCTACACCGCCGCGCTCGACGTCCTGTCGAACCCCGCGCCTTGGACGATCGCGGCCATGTTCATCCTCATGGGCGCACTCGTGCGCACGGGCGCGCTCCATGCCTTCACGGCCTATGCTGATGGCCGCGCGGCCACGCAGCCGGCGCTGGCGGTGGGGCTTCTCATGCTCTTTGTCGTGCTCTCCTCGGCTTTCGTGTCGAACACGCCCGTCGTCGTGGTCATGATCCCGGTCTTCGTGCAGCTCGCGCGGACGCTGAACCTCGCGCCGTCGAAGCTCCTGATCCCGCTTTCCTATGCCGCGATCCTCGGCGGGACGATGACGCTGATCGGCACCTCCACGAACCTCCTCGTGGACGGCGTGGCGCGGGACCAGGGCCTGGCGGCCTTCTCGATCTTCGAGATCACCCCGCTCGGGGTGATCATCGTGCTCTGGGGCGTCCTATACCTGCGCTTCATCGCGCCGCGGCTCCTGCCGGAGCGGCAGAGCATGGCGGCGATGCTGTCGGACCGCGCGAAGATGAAATTCTTCACCGAGGTGGCGGTGCCGGAAGGCTCCGCGCTCATCGGGCAGGAGGTGAGCCAGATCGACGTCTTCAAGCGCGAGGGCTCGCGGCTCATCGACGTGCTGCGCGGGGACGCCTCGCTCCGCCGCAACCTCAAGGGTGTCACCCTCGAGGCAGGCGACCGGGTGGTGCTGCGCACGGAGATGGCCGAGCTGCTGGGCCTTCAGAAGTCGAAGGACGTCGCCATGGTGGACAAGCTGAGCTCGGTTCAGACGGCCACGGTGGAGGTGCTGATCACGCCCGGCGCGCGCATGGTGGGGCGCTCGCTTGGCAACTTGCGTCTGCGCCGCCGTTACGGGGTCTACCCGCTGGCCGTGCACCGTCGTTCGCAGAATATCGGCCGCCAGCTCGACGATCTCGTCGTGCAGGTGGGGGACACGCTCCTGCTCGAGGGGGCGCCGGAGGATATCCAGCGGCTCGCGACCGACATGGGGCTGGTGGACGTCACAGCACCGAGCGAGCGCGCCTACCGGCGCAGCCACGCGCCCATCGTGCTGGCGGCGCTGGGCGGGCTCGTCCTCGCCGCGGGCCTCGGGCTCGCGCCGATCTTCATGCTCGCGGTGATCGCGGTGGCGGTGGTTTTCCTGACGCGCTGCATCGATGCCGACGAGGCGTTCTCCTTCGTGGACGGGCGCCTCCTCGCGCTCATTTTCGCCATGCTGGCCATTGGCGCGGCGCTCGAAGCCTCGGGCGCCGTCGCGCTCATCGTGAACGCGGTGGCCCCTGCGCTCTCCGGCCTGCCACCCTTCCTTATCGTCTGGGCGGTCTACCTGCTTACCTCGATCCTCACCGAGACGGTCTCCAACAATGCCGTGGCCGTGGTGGTGACGCCCATCGCCATCGGTCTGGCCACGGCCGTGGGCCTCGATCCCCGCGGGCTTGTGGTGGCGGTGATGGTGGCGGCGTCCTGCAGCTTTGCCACGCCCATCGGCTACCAGACCAACATGCTGGTCTACGGGCCCGGCGGGTACAAGTTCACTGATTTCCTGCGCGTGGGCATCCCGCTCAACCTGTCGGTGGGTCTCCTGGCGTCCGCGGTCATTCCGTTCATCTGGCCGCTCTGA
- a CDS encoding SLC13 family permease has product MTPDQIILFSLFAAVFALLLWGRFRYDLVAFGALMVGVVAGVVPSAEAFAGFGHPATLVVALVLIVSAGLVRSGAVFLITRTLVEPDRPLAGHITLMGAVGGILSAFMNNVAALALLMPVDIQTARKAGRAVGLTLMPLSFATILGGMVTLIGTPPNIIIASIREEALGAPFRMFDFAPVGGVAALAGIAFVALVGWRLIPSREGHGAGSIAEDFAEYVAELTVPDDSTLIGTRVGALEDEAEKADVAILGLVQDGKRRYGSAQNAVIRPGDALVIEASPEALDEFRTALKLRVSDQKREDALKAGGDGLSVFEVVVQDSSRIRGKSAQTIGLSWRQRTVLMGISRRGTRITKQIRKTETRTGDILLLLAPTEAVQDVTDWLGVLPLADRGLAVTENSKTWLAIGLFVAAVVAASFGLIYLPVALGLVVVGFILAKILPITEIYDHIEWPVVVLLGSMIPLGAALETSGGTELLAGALISLTEGLPAWAILTVLMLVTMTLSDVLNNTATTIVAAPVGIEMARTLEVSPDPFLMAVAVAASAAFLTPIGHKNNTLVLGPGGYGFGDYWRMGLPLEILIVAVSIPTLLVVWPL; this is encoded by the coding sequence ATGACGCCGGACCAGATCATTCTCTTCAGCCTTTTCGCCGCCGTCTTCGCCCTCCTTCTCTGGGGCCGCTTTCGCTACGATCTCGTCGCCTTCGGCGCACTCATGGTCGGGGTGGTGGCCGGCGTCGTCCCGAGCGCGGAGGCGTTCGCGGGTTTCGGGCATCCGGCCACCCTCGTGGTCGCGCTGGTGCTCATTGTCTCGGCCGGGCTCGTGCGCTCGGGTGCCGTCTTTCTCATCACGCGAACCCTTGTCGAGCCCGACCGGCCCCTCGCCGGTCACATCACGCTCATGGGCGCGGTGGGCGGGATCCTTTCGGCTTTCATGAACAACGTCGCGGCCCTCGCGCTCCTCATGCCCGTGGACATCCAGACCGCGCGAAAGGCGGGCCGCGCCGTAGGGCTCACGCTCATGCCGCTGTCCTTCGCCACGATCCTCGGTGGCATGGTCACCCTCATCGGCACCCCGCCCAACATCATCATCGCCTCGATCCGGGAAGAAGCGCTGGGGGCGCCCTTCCGCATGTTCGATTTCGCGCCCGTGGGCGGGGTGGCCGCGCTGGCGGGGATCGCCTTCGTCGCGCTGGTGGGCTGGCGCCTCATCCCGTCCCGCGAGGGTCACGGCGCGGGCTCCATCGCCGAAGACTTCGCCGAATACGTGGCGGAGCTCACAGTGCCCGATGACAGTACGCTCATCGGAACCCGCGTGGGCGCGCTCGAAGACGAGGCCGAAAAGGCCGATGTCGCCATCCTCGGCCTCGTTCAGGACGGCAAGCGGCGCTACGGCAGCGCGCAAAACGCCGTCATCCGCCCGGGTGACGCCCTCGTCATCGAAGCGAGCCCGGAGGCGCTGGACGAATTCCGCACGGCGCTCAAGCTGCGCGTCTCCGACCAGAAACGCGAGGACGCCCTCAAGGCGGGCGGCGACGGGCTCAGCGTCTTCGAGGTGGTCGTCCAGGACAGCTCCCGCATCCGTGGCAAGAGCGCCCAGACCATCGGCCTCTCCTGGCGCCAGCGCACGGTGCTCATGGGCATCTCCCGCCGCGGGACACGCATCACCAAGCAGATCCGGAAGACCGAGACCCGCACCGGCGACATCCTCCTGCTTCTGGCCCCCACCGAGGCCGTACAGGACGTGACAGACTGGCTGGGCGTGCTGCCCCTCGCCGATCGCGGGCTCGCCGTGACCGAGAACTCCAAGACCTGGCTCGCCATCGGGCTCTTTGTCGCGGCGGTGGTCGCGGCGTCCTTCGGGCTCATCTACCTGCCCGTGGCGCTCGGGCTGGTGGTGGTGGGCTTCATCCTCGCCAAGATCCTGCCCATCACGGAGATCTACGATCACATCGAGTGGCCGGTGGTGGTGCTGCTCGGCTCGATGATCCCGCTCGGCGCGGCGCTCGAGACCTCGGGCGGCACGGAGCTTCTGGCCGGCGCACTCATCTCGCTCACGGAGGGATTGCCCGCCTGGGCGATCCTCACAGTGCTCATGCTCGTGACGATGACGCTGTCGGACGTGCTCAACAATACCGCGACGACCATCGTGGCCGCGCCTGTGGGCATCGAGATGGCGCGCACGCTCGAGGTCTCGCCCGATCCCTTCCTCATGGCCGTGGCGGTGGCGGCCTCGGCGGCGTTCCTCACCCCCATAGGTCACAAGAACAACACGCTCGTCCTCGGGCCGGGCGGCTACGGCTTCGGGGACTACTGGCGCATGGGACTGCCGCTGGAGATCCTGATCGTGGCTGTCTCGATCCCGACGCTCCTCGTCGTCTGGCCGCTGTAA